Proteins encoded in a region of the Corvus hawaiiensis isolate bCorHaw1 chromosome 18, bCorHaw1.pri.cur, whole genome shotgun sequence genome:
- the RITA1 gene encoding RBPJ-interacting and tubulin-associated protein 1 gives MRAAGPALGRGSAATAGRPPRGPRGRRRVRPSFVDESLFGRPAGARPPPPAFPPPWAAPAAPAAGASRPGSQCRSRSHAPSFCDESLFGAKPQGPAWAAPRMRKEDVAKLHTLLWSPPPAPRNQPGLSPHCRGPPLRAVHPPASAPPATSEPVHKEKLCGWRHPSSDACSKGWGAPGRGRSQSVIRLSAPMDRICLSSSPGTERWKNQSTPTTPAAPQGPPMRGRSSSVSGSPVLRNAKAASGCKPRPPWK, from the exons aTGCGGGCGGCGGGTCCGGCCCTGGGCCGTGGCTCCGCAGCGACCGCCGGCCGCCCTCCGCGTggcccccggggccgccgccgggTGCGGCCGTCCTTCGTGGATGAGTCGCTGTTCGGCCGCCCCGCGGGGGCCcgcccgccgcctcccgcctTCCCGCCGCCCTGGGCGGCTCCGGCGGCTCCCGCTGCCGGCGCGTCCCGGCCCGGGAGTCAGTGCAG GTCCCGAAGCCACGCTCCGTCCTTCTGTGACGAGTCTCTGTTTGGTGCCAAGCCCCAGGGTCCCGCCTGGGCAGCTCCACGGATGAGGAAAGAAGATGTAGCCAAGCTCCATACGCTGCTCTGGAGCCCCCCGCCTGCCCCCCGAAACCAGCCTGGCCTTTCCCCACACTGCAGGGGGCCTCCCCTGCGAGCCGTCCACCCACCGGCCTCCGCGCCTCCGGCCACATCTGAGCCTGTCCACAAGGAGAAGTTGTGTGGCTGGAGGCATCCCAGCAGCGATGCTTGCTCCAAAGGCTGGGGGGCTCCTGGCAGAGGACGTTCCCAGTCTGTCATCCGGCTGAGCGCCCCCATGGACAGGATTTGCCTGTCTTCCAGCCCCGGCACAGAAAGGTGGAAAAACCAGAGCACTCCGACAACCCCTGCTGCCCCCCAGGGCCCTCCGATGAGGGGTCGGTCCAGCAGCGTGTCTGGATCACCTGTGCTCAGGAATGCCAAGGCAGCAAGTGGCTGCAAACCCAGACCCCCCTGGAAGTGA